One segment of Struthio camelus isolate bStrCam1 chromosome 27, bStrCam1.hap1, whole genome shotgun sequence DNA contains the following:
- the SNRNP27 gene encoding U4/U6.U5 small nuclear ribonucleoprotein 27 kDa protein, whose translation MGRSRSRSPPRRERRRSRSASRERERRRRERSRSRERDRRRSRSRSPHRRRSRSPRRHRSSSSSPPRLKERRDEEKKEIKDSKSKERQITEEDLQGKTEEEIEMMKMMGFASFDTTKGKKVDGAANAYAINVSQKRKYRQYMNRKGGFNRPLDFIA comes from the exons atgggCCGCAGCCGCTCCCGGTCACCGCCGCGTCGCG AGCGCCGACGCTCGCGGTCCGCTTcgcgggagagggagaggaggcgaAGAGAGCGCTCTCGGTCCCGCGagagggacaggaggaggagCCGCTCCCGCTCCCCGCACCGGAGGCGCTCCAG GTCCCCAAGACGGCACAGGTCCAGTTCTTCCTCCCCGCCGCGGCTGAAGGAAAGGCGagatgaagagaagaaagaaataaaggacTCCAAAAGCAAAGAGCGTCAGATCACTG AGGAAGATTTGCAGGGCAAGACGGAAGAGGAAATTGAGATGATGAAAATGATGGGGTTTGCCTCTTTTGACACGACAAAG GGGAAGAAGGTGGACGGTGCCGCAAATGCCTATGCCATCAACGtgtcacagaagagaaaatacag GCAGTACATGAACAGAAAAGGAGGATTCAACAGACCTTTGGATTTCATTGCTTGA